GTCTCTACCTCCTCCCCGCCCGCCGGATTCCCCCCACTGGAACCGGCGGGTTTTTTTACTTGTCGGGATGGTGGAACGCTGGGGAAAACAGGCAACGCAAAGAGGCGTTATGCTTCGGGTTCTTCGCGGCTGTTTTTGCCGGTGGTGATACCGCGCTTGCTGTCGCCGATAAAGGCGATGATTTTTTTAATATACCCGCTTTCGTCCGGCAGGGCCGCCAGCCCTTCCTTGGCGGTCTTCAGATTGCCGCGCCCGGCGAAGAGGATTTTGAACGCCTGTTTTATCTCCGCCCGCGCCGCTTCTGAAAAGCCCTTCCGCTTGAGCCCCACCACGTTGAAGTTGCGGATGTGCGCGGGACTCCCTTCGGCCAGCATATAGGGAACCACATCCTGGACGATGCGGGCCATCCCGCCGATCATCGCGTATTCGCCTATCCGCACGAACTGGTGAATGCCCACCTGCCCGCCGATGATAACGTGGTTGTTCACCGTCACGCTGCCGGATAGCCCGGCATAGGTGGTGATGATCACGTTGTCGCCGATGGCGCAGTCATGCCCTATGTGCGTATTGGTCATGATCATGCAATCGTTGCCCACCACCGTCACGCCGTTTTCGTCCTTGCTCCGATGCATGGTGACAAGCTCGTGGATGTCGTTGTTCGCGCCGATGCGGACGAGGGAGGGGACTTCCTTCCAGTTCAGCATCTGCGGATCCCCCCCGATGAGCGAGCTGGCGCCGATCCTTGTTCCCTCCCCGATGCGCGCGTGATCCAACCAGACGTGCGGGCCGATGGCGCACCGGGGGCCGATTTCGACGTTGCCCCCGATGATGGCAAAGGGGCCGACCGTCGCGGCTGCGTCTATGCGCGCGTCCTTGTGGACAACGGCCGTGGGATGGATGCTCATTCTTCGATGCTCAACACGGCGGTGATGTCCGCTTTGCAGGCGAGTTCGTCCCCCACGTGCGCCGTGCCCGCCAGCCACCAGATGCGTTGCCGGGTTTTCGTTACCTTCAGGTCGAGGATGAGGGTATCCCCCGGAACGACGGGGCGCTTGAATTTCGCGCCGTCGATGCCGGCGAAGAGCGGTATCTTCTTGCCGGGGATGTCCTTGGCGCTTTTGATGGCGAGGTAGGCGGCGGCCTGCGCCATCGCTTCGATGATAAGCACGCCCGGCATGATCGGCTGCCCCGGGAAGTGGCCGGTGAAAAACGGCTCGTTGATGGTGACGTTCTTCACCGCCTTGATGTGTTCAAATTCTTTCATCTCCAGCACCCGGTCGATGAGCAGGAACGGGTAGCGGTGCGGGAGGGTTGCGATGATGTCCTTGATGTCCATGAGCGGTTATTCCCCTTTCTTTTCCAGCGCCGAGAGGCGGCGCAATGTTTCAGCTCCGCGCCGGTAGGCAACCTCGGCGCGCCGCCATTCGTTGATCGGCATGGCGTAGGCGCCGCCGAAGATGCCGGGGCCGATGTCGCCGGTGACGCCGGTTTTTCCCGCGATGAAGGTGTTGTCGGCGATGGTTACGTGGTCGGCTATCCCGGCCAGCCCGCCAATAGTGACATTTTTGCCGATGGTTACGGAACCGGCGACGCCGCATCCGGCGGCGATCACGGTCTGTTCGCCAATGACGCAGTTGTGGCCGATCTGCACCAGATTGTCGATCTTCACGCCGTCGCCGATCACCGTTTCATCCAGCATCGCCCGGTCGATGCAGGAATTCGCGCCGATCTCCACGTCGTCGCCTATCCGCACGCGGCCAATGTGGCGCACCTTGATCCGCCGCCCTTTTTCCCCAACGAGGTATTTGAAACCGTCCGCACCGATAACCGCGCCGGCGTGGATGATGGCCCGTTTGCCGACAACGGCGTTGGGATAGATGGTTACGTTGGGGTGGATGATGCCTCCATCGCCGATCTGTGTGTTTTCACCGATGGAAGCCGACTGGTGGACAATGACGTTATCGCCCAGCCGCACCCCCGCGCCGATGCAGACGCAGGGGCCGATATGGCATCCGTTACCCAGCTTCGCGTCCGGGTGGACGGAGGCGGAAGGGTGAATCCCGGCTGGCGGCCTTTTTTCCGGATGCAGCGCGTCCAACACTATTGCGAAGGCGATGTGTGTGTTTTTCACCTCGATGGTGTTGACCCCTTCCAGCCGTATGCCCGCGGGAACAATGACGCAGGCGGGACGGCGCGCGCCGAGCTGTTCAATGAACTTTTTATTTTCAATGAATACGATGCTGTCCGATCCCGCACTGGCGAGCGACGAACAGCGGTTAACTTCCTTTTCCGGGTCACCGGTGAGTACCCCTCCCACCAACGCCGCGATATTTTTTAAACGCATGGCGACATTGTATAGCGGCCCCCCGCCAAAAAAAAGGGGCCGTCGCATATGGTAAACTGTGTCGATGAAAAAGCTTTCAAAAGAGGAAGTGCTGCGGATTGTCCGGAAGCTTCATGTCGAGCTTGACCGCACATATGGAGACCGCTTGAAAGGCGTATACCTTTACGGATCATATGCGCGGGATGACGCGCGGGATGACAGCGATATTGACGTGGCAATAGTGCTGGCGGGCAAGGTGGATCGCACTGCTGAAACTCATAGGACAGTGGGAATATTTTCGGATATGTGCCTGACAGGGCGCTACCTTATAGTCCCCTTTTTCCTTTCGGTCGAGGAATACCAGGAAAAGCCGCTGGCTATTTTCAGGAGCATCGCCCGCGAAGGCGTTTTTGCATGAGAAGGGAAACCGCCGCGCACCTTGACCGCGCGGCTGAACTTCTTGGCGTGGCGCGGGAGAATTGTGCGGCAATGGGCATTTTGCCGATTCGGTAAGTCGTTCCTATTACGCTACCTTTCACGCGGCGACGGGTCTTTTAATGGCGATCAATATCGAAAGGGGTTCACATCACTCGCTTTGGTCGGCGTTCGGCGAGCATATCTCCGCTCCGGGCCTTTTGGATAAGAGGTACCATCGTTTGGCGCTGGATTTGTTCTATCAACGGTCGCAAGCTGATTACATGGCGGTTCCTGAAAGCACTGCGGAAGATGCCGCCACCGCGCTTAGGATGGCCACGGATTTTGTGACAGCCTGCCGCGCGTTTTTGGAAAACCGCGACAAAGGCGTATAGCCCCTTTATCGTCGGGTCGGTGCCTCAGTTTGGGATTGCCGCGGCCATCTTCGATGGCCTCGCAATGACCAATCACTGTCATTGCGAGCGTGAGCGAAGCAATCCCATTATCCATTCAAGCGGTAATTTCAAACTGAGACAGCGCCTTGCAACGTTCCCGCGCCGCCCTTACACTTGAGCGATGGCAGCAAAAATACTCTTTGTGGCCCCGCCGACCAACGCCACGAAACAGCTTACGCCTGATCTCGGCATCGGCTTCCTTGCATCCGCCCTGCGCGGCGCGGGGTTCGACGTGGATTTTATCGACGTGCGGCGCGACGGCTTTTCCCGCGCGGGATTCATCGAGCGGCTGCGGCGCGAACCGTATCTATTCGTCGGCGTAAAAGTTTTTTCCACCTCGCTGCCCGAGGCGAACGAGGTGCTGAACGCCGTGCGCGAGGCGCTGCCGCAAACCAAGATAATCATCGGCGGGCCCCATCCAACCTATGCCCCGGAAGACGCTCTCAAAAGCTGCCCCGCCGCCGACGTGGGCATTATCGGCGAGGGGGATACGGCGGTGATCGCGCTGGCCCGCGCCTTCGCCGAGGGGAAAAGCGTGGCCGATATCGAGGCTATCGCTTTCCGCGATGGCGGCGTGATACGGGTGAATGCGCGCAAGTCGTTCCTCGATCTCGAGCGGCTGCCGCTTCCGGCATGGGACCTTATCGATCCGCGCCGCTATGTTGGACACGAAGACCTCTGGTTCTTCAGCAAAGGAAAAGTGACCGCGCCGATATCGGTCGGCCGCGGCTGCCCGTTCAAATGCACTTTTTGCTCCGATTTCATCGTGGCGGGGCGCAACGTCCGCTACCGCCCCGTGGAAAAAGTGATGGATGAAATCGCGCTCCTCGTGAACGAATACGGCGTGGACGAGATACACCTCACCGATTCCATCTTCACCATCAACAAAAAGTACGTCTATTCCTTCTGCGAGAATTTGCAAAAACGAAACCTCAAAATCCACTGGGCCACACCGTACGGTACACGGCTGGATACGCTGGACGCGGAACTGCTGGGCGCAATGGAGCAGGCGGGCTGCTACGGCACCTCCGTCGGCATCGAGGCCGGCAGCGACCAAATGCTGGCGTTCATGAAGAAGGGGGTCACTGTCGCGTTGGTGGAGGAGAAGATAAAGCTCATCAAAGCAAACACCCGCTGGCTGGTGCAGGGGTTCTTT
The genomic region above belongs to Nitrospinota bacterium and contains:
- the lpxA gene encoding acyl-ACP--UDP-N-acetylglucosamine O-acyltransferase; amino-acid sequence: MSIHPTAVVHKDARIDAAATVGPFAIIGGNVEIGPRCAIGPHVWLDHARIGEGTRIGASSLIGGDPQMLNWKEVPSLVRIGANNDIHELVTMHRSKDENGVTVVGNDCMIMTNTHIGHDCAIGDNVIITTYAGLSGSVTVNNHVIIGGQVGIHQFVRIGEYAMIGGMARIVQDVVPYMLAEGSPAHIRNFNVVGLKRKGFSEAARAEIKQAFKILFAGRGNLKTAKEGLAALPDESGYIKKIIAFIGDSKRGITTGKNSREEPEA
- the fabZ gene encoding 3-hydroxyacyl-ACP dehydratase FabZ; this encodes MDIKDIIATLPHRYPFLLIDRVLEMKEFEHIKAVKNVTINEPFFTGHFPGQPIMPGVLIIEAMAQAAAYLAIKSAKDIPGKKIPLFAGIDGAKFKRPVVPGDTLILDLKVTKTRQRIWWLAGTAHVGDELACKADITAVLSIEE
- the lpxD gene encoding UDP-3-O-(3-hydroxymyristoyl)glucosamine N-acyltransferase; translated protein: MRLKNIAALVGGVLTGDPEKEVNRCSSLASAGSDSIVFIENKKFIEQLGARRPACVIVPAGIRLEGVNTIEVKNTHIAFAIVLDALHPEKRPPAGIHPSASVHPDAKLGNGCHIGPCVCIGAGVRLGDNVIVHQSASIGENTQIGDGGIIHPNVTIYPNAVVGKRAIIHAGAVIGADGFKYLVGEKGRRIKVRHIGRVRIGDDVEIGANSCIDRAMLDETVIGDGVKIDNLVQIGHNCVIGEQTVIAAGCGVAGSVTIGKNVTIGGLAGIADHVTIADNTFIAGKTGVTGDIGPGIFGGAYAMPINEWRRAEVAYRRGAETLRRLSALEKKGE
- a CDS encoding nucleotidyltransferase domain-containing protein; amino-acid sequence: MKKLSKEEVLRIVRKLHVELDRTYGDRLKGVYLYGSYARDDARDDSDIDVAIVLAGKVDRTAETHRTVGIFSDMCLTGRYLIVPFFLSVEEYQEKPLAIFRSIAREGVFA
- a CDS encoding HEPN domain-containing protein; amino-acid sequence: MCGNGHFADSVSRSYYATFHAATGLLMAINIERGSHHSLWSAFGEHISAPGLLDKRYHRLALDLFYQRSQADYMAVPESTAEDAATALRMATDFVTACRAFLENRDKGV
- a CDS encoding cobalamin B12-binding domain-containing protein, yielding MAAKILFVAPPTNATKQLTPDLGIGFLASALRGAGFDVDFIDVRRDGFSRAGFIERLRREPYLFVGVKVFSTSLPEANEVLNAVREALPQTKIIIGGPHPTYAPEDALKSCPAADVGIIGEGDTAVIALARAFAEGKSVADIEAIAFRDGGVIRVNARKSFLDLERLPLPAWDLIDPRRYVGHEDLWFFSKGKVTAPISVGRGCPFKCTFCSDFIVAGRNVRYRPVEKVMDEIALLVNEYGVDEIHLTDSIFTINKKYVYSFCENLQKRNLKIHWATPYGTRLDTLDAELLGAMEQAGCYGTSVGIEAGSDQMLAFMKKGVTVALVEEKIKLIKANTRWLVQGFFILGYPTETRETMRATIDLACRLPLDMAVFAPFRATPGTEVAAYLAEHEPEFTPAWGNQSVEHLVYHPRGIGVEEMERWHRRAYRAFYFRPHVAWRYLTMIRGKKEMRLLAAKFKNRIFRRASTEGNAAAPPVWAS